CCGTTTCGCCGCTTTGCTCCTGTCCCGCCTTAACCCAGCCATGAAGCGCAGCTGGTTTCTCTACAAATCCCGCCTTTGGCCAGCGCTGCGCCAAGTCCTCAAAGCAAGCCTCACGGCCCATCTCTTCGGCAAATCCCATGCCGCAAATTCCGCGCTTTGTGCCCATCACAAGCGTTTCGCCAAAGGGTGTATCAAACCAGCCATAGTTCACAGTCAGTCCCGCCCCCTTCTTGGCAAACTCCCCGGGGCTCATTGCTTCCCAACGCAGAAAAAGGTCGTGCAGCCGGCCGCCGCCTGACAGTCCAACAGATTGCGCTGTTTCAAGCGTGGTAAACCGCTCGTTCAACATCCGCTTCGCCTGCCCAAGCTGCAAATACTGCTGATAGCGCTTGGGAGAGACACCCACCCATGCGGAAAAGACCCTTTGAAAATGTGCCGTACTCATCTGCATCTCACCCGCCAGAGCCTCAAGCGAAAGCGGCACCTCAGACGCGTCAATCGCCTCCAAAGCACGGCGCATAAGTTGGTAATGATAGCGCCCTTCGGGCTGATCCATCTTCATCATATGTCTCCTTAGCTGATACCCTAGCCTCCAGAACGCCCCCCCGCGACCCGTTTCCTGCGCAAATCAATATCTTGCCTGTCGCCCCTCTCGCGGGCATACCTTCCCCATGGCCAAGCAACTCAATTATCAAACGCTCCGAGAGATTTTCACCCGCTTTCACGCAGCAGATCCCGCCCCCGTGGGCGAGCTCGATCATGTGAATGTCTATACCCTTGTCGTCGCCGTGGCGCTCTCCGCCCAAGCCACAGATGTAGGCGTGAACAAAGCCACAAAAGAACTGTTCAAAATTGCCGATACACCTGAAAAAATGCTGGCTCTGGGCGAAGAGGGTCTGATTGAGCACATCAAGACAATCGGCCTCTTCCGTAACAAAGCCAAAAACGTCATCAAGCTCAGCCGTATCTTGGTTGAGGACTATGGCGGCGAAGTCCCCAATTCCCGCGCAGCGCTTGTCTCGCTCCCAGGCGTGGGCCGCAAGACAGCCAATGTCGTGCTGAATATGTGGTGGCGTATGCCTGCGCAGGCCGTTGATACGCATATCTTCCGTGTCGGCAACCGCTCGGGGATTTGCCCTGGCAAAGATGTCGACGCAGTCGAGCGCGCAATCGAAGACAATATACCCGCGGACTTTCAGCTCCACGCACATCACTGGCTTATCCTGCATGGCCGCTACCATTGCAAAGCGCGCAAGCCGCTTTGCGCCACCTGTATCATCCGCGATCTCTGTGAATTTGAGGAAAAGAACCTATGAAAAAGTATCAAGTCGTCGGCATCGGCAACGCAGTCGTTGATGTGATCACCCAATCAACCGACACTTTCCTTGCAGAGATGGGGATCGCAAAAGGCATCATGCAGCTGGTCGAGACTCAGCGCTCAGAAGAGCTCTTTTCTGCAATGGACGAGCGCGTCCAGACTCCGGGCGGCTCGGTTGCCAATACAATCGCAGGCATCGGCAGTCTTGGCCTCGCCACCGGCTTCATAGGCCGCGTGCGCGACGATGAGCTAGGCCACTTCTACGCTGACGCGATGACACGCGAAGGCATCGACTTCGTAAATGCTCCCGTCGCAGGGGGCGAGCTGCCCACCTCACGCTCAATGATTTTTGTTTCCCCCGATGGCGAACGCTCGATGAACACCTATCTCGGTATTTCAGCCGAGCTTGGCCCCGATGACGTTGATGAAAGCGTTGCCGCTGGCGCTGAGGTTGTGTTCCTTGAGGGCTATCTCTTTGACAAAGACAAAGGCAAAGACGCCTTCATCCGTACAGCCCGCGCCTGCCGTGCCGCTGGCGGCAAAGCAGGTATCGCAATTTCCGATCCCTTCTGCGTCGAGCGCCACCGCGCCGATTTCGTCAGCCTCATCGAGAACGAAATGGACTTCGTCATCGGCAACGAAGCCGAAATTCGCTCGCTCTATCAGGACAATGATCTCGAGGCCGATCTCGCCCGCGTCGCCGCCGCATGTCCGCTTGTCGTCTGCACCCGTTCGGGCGATGGCGTCAGCATCATGCATGAAGGCAAGCGCACCGATATCCCCGTTACAAAGATCGTCCCCGTTGATGCCACAGGCGCAGGCGACCAGTTTGCCGCTGGCTTCCTCTTCGGCCTCGTTTCGGGCCGCGATATGGAAACATGTGGCCGTATGGGCAATGTCTGCGCCGCCGAGGTGATCAGCCACATCGGCCCGCGTCCCGAAGTCGACATGAAGGCGCTGTTCGCCGAGCACGGCCTGCTCTAAAGCCTCACGGGGCTGCAAGCACCAAATCAAGCAGCCCCGCAAACTCTTTGCTGTCCAAAGCATCAAACCGAAGACATAGCGCCCTGATTTTCTCAGCGCGCGCACGGCCCAAAACGGGGTCAGCAAACATATGGAATTTGTCGCGCATCTCGTCTTCACTCAAAGGCGCGTCCACATCGCCCCTCGCCGAGCGCGGCTCCGCCTCATACCGTGCGCCGTCTTTGGTAATAATCGTCACAGCCGCCCAGCGCTTCTCCACCGAACGCGCCGTCATCTCCGCATCGTCAATAAGTTCTGTCGCTTCACTCACGCGGATGATGTCTTGGTCTGCAAGAACAGCCGCGTCCATCTCACGCGCGCCAAACCCGCCACGCACAATCATCGTCGCAACAGGAAAGGCAATCGAATATGCGAGCTCGTCAATGCTCGCGGGCCTATGTCCCGCCAGCCGCGTGGCATAGTGAAACGTGCGAATTTCAACCCGCTCCACATCGGCGTGGTGCAGCCCGTTTTCCTCCATCAAAGCCTGCGCCGCATCCATTGAAGGGTGCGCCCAGCGGCAACACGGAAACTTCTTGTAATGCGTGTCCGCGAGTGTCATCCACTCAGAGCCTAAGCCAGCCCAAAATGCTGCCGCCTCCTCACTTTCACAAGTCAGCGCAGGTGCGCCCGTGAAGCCGTCCATCGCTAAATATCCAGCCGTCACACCACTGGGCGCGCCCCAGCCCACACCGTCGCGCAGCATGGTTGGAAAGTCGATACAGCGCATCATCTGGCTTCTTGGCCCGTGATATTCACCGATCCCAGCCGCGTGCCGCACACGTTCGTCATCAAGCCCAAGCATCCGTGCCACAGCCACAGCCACGCCCACGGCGGTCCAACTTCCCGAGGTGTGATAATCAGGGCAAGTGGCGTGCTGTGCCTTGCCCGCGCGCGTGCTCACCTCATATCCAATCGCCAGCCAGAGCAGAAAGTCTGCCCCTGTCACGGCACGCCCCTCAGCCCGCATAGCATCAGCAACCGCCAGCAAAGCAGGGAAAACCGCGCTGCCCACATGGCCCTTGTTCGGCGTCGTCCCGTCATGCGCATCGACACTATCAACGGTAAATCCACCAGCCATAGCCGCGCCCACCGGGCTCACAACTCGCCCATCCATCAGCATGCGTGCAGCACCCGCACTGCCAGCGCCAAAGAGACGAACAGTGCTCTTGCGGGCCGCCTCAGCCATATCAGTTGTCGCACCAATCGCGGCCACACCCATCGTGTCGGCAAAGCTCACCCTGAGCAAAGCGCGCATCGCCTCGGGCACATCTTCATATGTCAGCCCCGTGGCAAACTCATGCATCGCTTTTGTCATGAAAAACTCCCCCGCCTTTCAGCGAGAGAGTGACAGAGCTAGCACGTTTGAGAAGCCCTAAAATGTGGCGTCAGTCACCAAGCTTGGCATGAACCTCATCAAGATCAATCTCGCCAATCGGCATCTTGTTGGACGGGTCGTTGAAATCATACTTAAACAGCTCAAAGTCGCGTTTGAAAATCTCGTAGACCAGATGCATCGACATATCGTCAAAATAGTCTTCAACATTGTGCAGCCGCTTCGGCCCATGGCCTTCACTCTCGTTGAAGCGCGGGATTTTCTTAAGACTGACCTTATGAGGCGTCTCTATGGCGTCGAGTACTTTTTGCATCCCGTCGTTGAACTGTTCGGTCCAAAAAATGTTGTCATAACGCCCGCCATTGGCCACAAATGTGCCCACATGTCCCGACATCGCACTCCAGTGAATGTCCGGGTCCATCGGGCGCCGCCATCTGATGGTATCCCGTGCAAAGAGCAAAAAGCGCCGGAAGCTCTTAATCTGGTCAAACTCTTCCTTACCATCGTCGCCACCCACTTCGATCCCGTATTTCTGGATCAGAAGGGGCACAAGGTTGCCCCGATAGCGGCGGCCATTGCGCTGAATCCCACAAATTTTGTCAAAAAAGCTAGAAAGAATGCGCGTGTAAGGGTTTCGCACACAAGTAAACGCATATGAATTATGAGTTTTCACATTGGCGTTGATCAGCCCCTGGCTTTCTTCGCGCGCCCATTTGTGCAAACCGTCTGTTGCATCATGGATATCACCATCAAAAAACGCGCCGTGGTCAGAATAATACATGATCTGGCCGATGGTCGAGCACGCACACTTTGGTACCACGCGGTACACTACGCTCTCACTTTCGGTCATCCACGTTCCGGGAAAGCCCATATTTCGCCTCCTAAAGCTGCGTTGCGCAGCGGTACTCGTTATTTTTAATCGCAAAAAAGCAAATATTTCGTGTTTATTCAACTGCACTTCATCTTTATCAAGTAAACAGTGTGTCTAACTAGGGGTAAATGTTTCGAAAATGGCAAAAATAGCTTTCATCCTTCTTTGCCATAAAGACCCAGAGGCCATCATCAAGCAGGCCGAGCGCCTCACGGCTGTGGGCGACTATATGTCGATCCACTTTGATGCGCGCGCCAACCCAGACCATTTCGAAATGATAAAATCCGCGCTTGAGGGCAATCCAAACGTAGCCTTCGCCAAAAAGCGGATCAAATGCGGTTGGGGCGAATGGTCCTTGGTCCAAGCCACGCTCTACGCCGTCGAAGCCGCTGTTGACGCTTTCCCACGCGCCACGCATTTCTAAATGCTCTCTGGCGATTGCATGGCCATCAAATCTGCCGAATACGCCCATGAGTTCCTTGATCGTGCCGATGTCGACTATGTCGAGAGCTTTGACTATTTTGACAGTGACTGGATCAAAACTGGCATGAAAGAAGAGCGGCTCATCTATCGCCACTTCTTCAACGAGCGGACCCAAAAGCGCCGCTTTTACGCCGCCTTCAATTTTCAGCGCAAACTCGGCCTCACCCGCAAAATCCCAGAAGATCTCCAGATCCAAATCGGCAGCCAGTGGTGGTGTCTGCGCCGCCGTACTGTCGAATGGATCCTTGATTTCACAAAAAAGCGCCGCGACGTCATGCGCTTTTTCAAGACCACGTGGATTCCCGACGAGACATTTTTCCAGACGCTGGTCCGCCACCTCGTCCCCGAAGACGAAATCCAGACCCGCACGCTCACCTTCCTTATGTTCACCGACTATGGCCTGCCAGTCACGTTTTACAACGATCACTACGATCTTCTGCTCAGTCAGGACTATATCTTCGCCCGCAAGATCAGCCCCGAGGCCAAAGAGCTCAAGCGCCGCCTCGGCCTGCTTTACGCAACCCGCGGATGGGATTTCAAAATCTCGAATGAAGGCGCATCTCTCTTCAAGTTCCTGACAGGACGGGGCCGTATTGGCCGCCGCTTCGGTCTGCGCTTTTGGGAGAACGAAGGCTCCCTTGGCCGCGAGCGCGAAATGCTGATCGTCGTCTGCAAAAAATGGCACGTCGCCAAACGGCTTGTGGAGCGTATCCGAAAGATGACCAATGTGCCTTGCATCGAGTATCTCTTCAACGAAGAAGGAACGGCCCTTCCAGACCTTGGCGGCATCCAGTCCACAATGGGCAAGCGTCACCGCCACCGCCGCGCGCTGGTGCGTATGTTGTTTGACTACTACGAAACCGACCAGCTTGTCGTTTGCATTGATCCGAGCAATCTCGACCTCTTGCAAGACTTCTGCGCCGACCGCTCCAAAACGCGCCTTCTCGAAATCGAGTGCCGCTTCTCTGACGAATACCTAACAGGTCACGCAAAGCGCGTTGGCCTTGCTGGCGAGAAAACCCCTAAGGAAACGCTAGAGCGCCTGCTTCCCACAATCCGAGCAGATATGGTTCACGAAAGCGACGAGCTGCGCGACGCCAATTTCGATGGTCACTTCCGTATCCGCGAAACCGAGAGCATCGAGGCCAATGCCGCAGCCCTCGCCCAATTCCTCGCGGCCACGCCCGAGAAAGCTTATGAAATTGCCAATATTGACTATCTCTTTGCCGATTGATCAGGCCGCGCGCTCGCCTTATAGTATCGCCAACATCACGCGCGGTAAGGACAAAGCAACATGACAACCCAAGCACCAGAAACCAAGCTCGTTGACAGCTACCGCGTGGCCTGTGACGGCGGCGAAGGCGGCCACCCCCGCGTATGGCTCCAAATTCCGGGTGAGCACGGCTGGGTCGAATGCCCCTATTGCGACTGCCGCTATGTCCACAAAGACTTTGAAGGCAAAGTCTAAACAACAACACATTCCGCAAGAAACGGGTCGCCCACGGGCGGCCTTTTTGTTTGTGCGTTCCAAAGAGAGGCGCGCATGATCAATTTTTGCAGATTGCCCCTAGCCGAAGACTTCGCCCTTTAAGCGCAGCCCGCTTCGTGGCAAACCTATGGGGCATCCAAGGGGAGACACGCGCATGACATTCGGCAAAGGCTGCCACCTTCATCTGATCGACGGCTCCGCCTTCATCTTCCGCGCCTATCACGCGCTACCCCCGCTCACGCGCAAGTCCGATGGCCTGCCCATCGGCGCGGTCGCGGGCTTTTGCAACATGCTCCACCGCTATGTTGAGGGCAACACAGGCCCAGATGCGCCCACACATGTCGCCGTGATCTTTGACAAAGGCTCCCATACCTTCCGCAACGATATGTATGACCTCTACAAAGCCAACCGCGAGGCCATGCCCGAAGACTTGCGCCCGCAAATGCCGCTCACCCGCCGCGCAACCGAAGCGTTCAACATCGCCTGCAAAGAGCTAGAGGGCTATGAAGCGGACGACATGATTGCCACGCTGTCTGTACAAGCCCGCGAAGCTGGCGGCCGTGTGACCATTATCTCCTCTGACAAAGATCTGATGCAGCTGGTCGGCGGCGGCGTCGAAATGCTAGACGCAATGAAAAACCGCCGCATCGACCGCGAGGGCGTGCATGAGAAGTTTGGGGTTTATCCCGAGCGCGTTGTCGATGTTCAGGCTCTCGCAGGCGATTCTGTTGATAACGTTCCCGGCGCGCCCGGCATCGGTATCAAGACCGCCGCGCTCCTGATAAATGAATACGGAACCCTCGAAGAGCTCCTCGACCGCGCTGGCGAAATCAAACAGCCCAAACGCCGCGAAACCCTGATCGAGCACCGCGCCCAGATTGAGCTTTCCAAACGCCTCGTGCAGCTTGATTGCGAAACACCGCTCGACTTTGGCCTTGATGATCTTGAAGTCAAAGACCCTAACTCAGACACGCTCCTGAGCTTTCTCGCCGAAATGGAGTTTCGCACGCTGTCCAAGCGCATCGCCGACCAGCTCGGCGCCGAAGCACCAGAGATCGTTGAGCCTGACGCGCCTAGCGCCCCCGCAGGCACACCCGAGGCGCCCGATTTTGGCGAAGCAACCTATGAGAAGGTCAGCACAGCAGAAGAACTGGAGCGCTGGATCGCCCTCGCCCGCGCGCGCGGCTACGTCGCCGTGGATACCGAAACCACAGGCTTAGACGAAATGCGCGCCGATCTTGTTGGGGTCTCTCTCTGCGTTGAGGCAGGTCGCGCCTGCTATATTCCACTGGCCCACAAAGAGGGCGAAGAAGGTCAGCTCTTTGGCTCTGACGAATTGACAGAAGGCCAAATTGGGCTGGAACAGTGCCTATCCCTGATCAAGCCATTGCTCGAAGATCCGTCCGTAATGAAAATCGGGCAGAACATGAAATACGACGCCAAGATGCTCAAGCGCTACGGCATCGATATCGCACCGATTGATGACACCATGCTCATGTCCTACGCCCTGCACGCAGGCGAACACAATCACGGCATGGACGCTCTCTCAGAGCGCTACTTGGGCCACAACCCCATCCCCATCAAATCACTCCTCGGCGGCGGCAAATCCGCGATCACATTTGACCGTGTCGGGATCGACGACGCCGTGAAATACGCATCCGAAGACGCTGACATCACGCTGCGCCTCTGGCAAATCTTCAAGCCACAGCTTCATGCGCAGAAAGTCACGTCTGTCTACGAACGTCTCGAGCGCCCGCTTGTGCCTGTGCTGGCGCAAATGGAAATGCACGGCATCAAGGTCGACCGCGACACGCTCAGCCGCATGTCCAACGCCTTCGCACAGAAAATGGCGGGACTTGAGGCAGAGATTCACGAGCTCGCAGGGCGCAGCTTCAATGTCGGCAGCCCAAAGCAGCTTGGTGAAGTCCTGTTTGACGAAATGGGCATCGAAGGCGGCAAGAAGGGCAAGACAGGCGCCTACGCCACGGGCGCAGATATCCTAGAGGAGCTTGCAACAGAACACGAGCTTCCTGCACGCGTTCTCGATTGGCGCCAGCTCTCCAAGCTAAAAAGCACCTACACAGACGCGCTACAAGACCATATCAACCCCGAAACAGGCCGCGTCCACACCTCCTATCTGCAGACAGGAGCCACCACAGGCCGCCTCGCCTCCTCCGATCCAAACCTACAGAATATTCCCATTCGCAGCGAGGAAGGCCGCCGCATCCGCGAGGCCTTTGTGGCCGAAGAAGGCAAAACGCTCATCGCGCTCGACTATTCACAAATCGAGCTGCGCATCCTCGCGCATATCGCAGGAATCGACACTCTGAAGCAGGCCTTTAAAGACGGCCACGATATTCACGCGATGACCGCCTCGGAAATCTTTGATGTACCGCTTGAAGACATGACCCCCGATATCCGCCGACGCGCCAAAGCGATCAACTTCGGTGTGATCTATGGCATCTCGGGCTTCGGCCTCGCGCGCAACCTACGTATCCCGCGCGGCGAAGCGCAGGGCTTCATCGACCGTTACTTCGAACGCTTCCCAGGTATCCGCGCCTATATGGATGAAACGACCGAGTTTGCAAAAAGTCACGGTTATGTAGAGACGCTTTTTGGCCGCAAAATCCACACACCCGAGATTGCTGCCAAAGGCCCCCGCGCAGGCTTTGCCAAGCGTGCCGCCATCAACGCGCCCATTCAAGGCACAGCCGCCGACATCATCCGCCGCGCCATGATCCGTATGCCAGAGGCGATTGCTGGCTTGCCTGCGAAGATGCTTTTGCAGGTTCATGACGAACTATTGTTTGAAGTTGAAAATGAGGCCGTTGAGCAAACGATTGCAGTGGCCCGTGAGATTATGGAGGGCGCGGCAGAGCCTGCTGTGAAAATTGACGTGAAGCTGATTGTCGATGCTGGTCAGGGCGCGAACTGGGCCGAGGCGCATTAATCTGTTTCGAATTGTGCTTCGCACAATCCGACCAGCTGGGGGCTTTGCCCCCAGACTCCCAGGATAGTTTTAGAAAGAGGCAGGACTAGGCGCGCTTGGCTGCGTGCTGGCCCGCCCATCTTCCTGTGGCGAGGCACGCTGTGATCAGATAACCGCCTGTGGGCGCTTCCCAGTCAAGCATTTCTCCTGCGGCAAAGACATTGGGCTGGGATTTGAGCATAAGGCCCGCATCCAGCACATCAAAGCGCAGGCCACCTGCAGTCGAGATGGCTTCATCAATCGGCCGTGGGCCCGCGTGAATGAGCGGTAAATTTTTTAGCGTTCTAGCAACAGAAACGTCTCTGTCTTTGCCAAACTCGAAGAAAAGAGCGCGCTTCACCGGATCAAGCTTGAGGCGTTTGAGAACATTCGGCAGGCTCTGTTTGCCTGCTTTGGCAAGCCGCGCCTCGACTTCGGCCAAAGATACATCTGGCATCAGGTCAAGCCATAGCGCTGCGCCTTCGCGCATGGCTTTGGAAAGTACATATATGCCACCGCCCTCCAAGCCGCGCTTTGAGACAACAAACTCGCCACGGTGTTTTATGCCGCCTGCCCGCAACTCTACCTGCTTCACAGGAGCTCCGAACAGAGGCGCCATATGTGCTGACCAGTTCACAGCAAAGCCCATGTTGGCTGGCTGAAACGGCGCAACAAGATCGGGCATGTCTTGTGCCCACGCGCCATCAGAGCCAAGCCGCGCCCAGCTCGCGCCGCCCATCGCCAAAACAGTCACATCAGGCGTAAGACTGACGCGCCCCTCTGGTGTTTCAAACTTGGCTTCACCGATCCAGCGCCAGCGCGTCTTGAGCTCAACGCCTAGCGCATCGAGCCGCCTAAGCCATGCGCGCAAAAGGGGTGAGGCCTTCATCGCCTTGGGAAAAACCCGTCCCGATGAGCCAGTGAAGACGTCTTGCTCAAGTGCCTCCGCCCAACGCTTCACATCCTCTGGTCCAAAGGCCTCAAGCATTGGCCGAAGCGCCGGAGAGTCATAGGCCGCAACAAAATCCTCGAACGCCTCGTCTTTCGTCAGGTTCAGCCCAGACTTTCCCGCCATGAGAAACTTGCGCGCAGGTGAGGGCTTGGCCTCCGCCACAACAACTTTCAGACCCGCCAGCGCAAGCTCTTCGGCCGCCATCAGCCCCGCAGGCCCCGCTCCTATCACCAAGGCTGTTTTCATGATGCACGCTTGTCATGAAGTTCCACAACGCGGTGGGGATAAGGGATTGTGATGTTGTTGTCTTTCAGCGCTTTCCAAATGAGGAAGAGCACATCTGAGGTAAATTTGTTCTCGCCGTCATCCAGCCCATTGACCCAAAACTCAACCGCGAAATCAACGCCAGAGTCGCCAAAGCCGCGCAACTCGCAGTCAGGCGGATAGGGCAACGCAAGTACTTTCGGATGCTTGGCCACTGCCGCTTCAACAATCGCAGGCACAAGATTGATATCGGTGTCATAGCTCACAGAGAAAGGCGCCTCATATCGGTTGGCGCTGCCCGCATCCGAGTAATTGACCACCCGAGTGGTGATAAAATCTTCGTTGGGTACAACAATCCACCGGCCATCAAACGTCTCTAATATGGCCGCACGCGCCGTCATCTTGACAATCTTGCCCGCCTCTCCGCCGTCAAGTTCGACAAAGTCGCCCACAGTGGCTTGGCCTTCCAACAGAAGGATCACACCCGAGATAAAATTTGATGCGATCTTCTGAAGCCCAAAGCCAAGCCCCACGCCAATCGCGCCACCAATCACAGCAAGCGAAGTAAGTGAGATGCCCATGATGTTCATCAGCAGCAGGAAGGCGACACCAAAAATCATCAGCTCCGCTGTTTTCGCCGCTAAAGTGCGCGTCGCTGCAGGCATTTCTTTTTGCTTTTCGATAAAAGCGTTGGACTGATCATTTGACCAGCGCCCAAACCAAAACAGAAGCGAGCCAGCAATCAGACCCCGCACAACCGACATGAGCGAGAAGCTGATGTTGCCAAGGCTGATCACTGTTGCGCTCAACTTGGCACTCACGACATCAAGCAGCCCGACGGCATAAATCGCCATGACGGGGATCAAAACATAGCGCCCCAACAACTTCAGGAAGGGATCGCGCAGAGCCTCATTCACAAATGTGCGCGCTGCAAGAAACAGAAACACCCGCTTGCCAAAGGCAATCACAGCACCCGAGTCAAAGAGTGAGCGGACCACGCTTTCGCCAACCGCTGTAAAAACATAGGCCAGAAGTGGCAGGATCAGTGGCACAAAAACCAGAAGCCAGCGCCGTCCGCTGGCCAGCATGTTTTGCTGCGCCGCATCGGGCGTCAGTAGCTGCGAAATCTTAGGACGCAGCCGCTTTGTCACGATCACAGCCAGCACATAGGCCAAAATCAACAGACCAAACTGAGACCAAGCCGCTGGGCTCAAGAGCCAGCTCTGCGCTAAAACCCAGCCTTGCTCCGCATAAGTTAACGCGGTTTTGATGATCTCCGGCTGCCCGTCCATCTCTACATCCCTTACCAACTGGGTTACGACTTCGTCTAATGCCCCGTTCGGCCCCACTTTACAACTGAGCAACTCACTATGGATGACATCGCCCCGATCTGTCCGCTCTGCCTCCGCCCGATTCCTGCGGGCGTGCCACAGAGCCGGCATCACCTTATCCCGCGTCTACGTGGTGGCAAAGGCGGCGAAACGGTGCTGCTTCACCAGATTTGCCACAATGAAATCCATGTCAGCTTGAGCGAAACAGAACTCGCACGCAGCTATAACACGCCAGAAGCCCTGCGTGC
This genomic window from Lentibacter algarum contains:
- a CDS encoding sulfotransferase family protein → MGFPGTWMTESESVVYRVVPKCACSTIGQIMYYSDHGAFFDGDIHDATDGLHKWAREESQGLINANVKTHNSYAFTCVRNPYTRILSSFFDKICGIQRNGRRYRGNLVPLLIQKYGIEVGGDDGKEEFDQIKSFRRFLLFARDTIRWRRPMDPDIHWSAMSGHVGTFVANGGRYDNIFWTEQFNDGMQKVLDAIETPHKVSLKKIPRFNESEGHGPKRLHNVEDYFDDMSMHLVYEIFKRDFELFKYDFNDPSNKMPIGEIDLDEVHAKLGD
- a CDS encoding MmgE/PrpD family protein produces the protein MTKAMHEFATGLTYEDVPEAMRALLRVSFADTMGVAAIGATTDMAEAARKSTVRLFGAGSAGAARMLMDGRVVSPVGAAMAGGFTVDSVDAHDGTTPNKGHVGSAVFPALLAVADAMRAEGRAVTGADFLLWLAIGYEVSTRAGKAQHATCPDYHTSGSWTAVGVAVAVARMLGLDDERVRHAAGIGEYHGPRSQMMRCIDFPTMLRDGVGWGAPSGVTAGYLAMDGFTGAPALTCESEEAAAFWAGLGSEWMTLADTHYKKFPCCRWAHPSMDAAQALMEENGLHHADVERVEIRTFHYATRLAGHRPASIDELAYSIAFPVATMIVRGGFGAREMDAAVLADQDIIRVSEATELIDDAEMTARSVEKRWAAVTIITKDGARYEAEPRSARGDVDAPLSEDEMRDKFHMFADPVLGRARAEKIRALCLRFDALDSKEFAGLLDLVLAAP
- the nth gene encoding endonuclease III yields the protein MAKQLNYQTLREIFTRFHAADPAPVGELDHVNVYTLVVAVALSAQATDVGVNKATKELFKIADTPEKMLALGEEGLIEHIKTIGLFRNKAKNVIKLSRILVEDYGGEVPNSRAALVSLPGVGRKTANVVLNMWWRMPAQAVDTHIFRVGNRSGICPGKDVDAVERAIEDNIPADFQLHAHHWLILHGRYHCKARKPLCATCIIRDLCEFEEKNL
- a CDS encoding TIGR03862 family flavoprotein — protein: MKTALVIGAGPAGLMAAEELALAGLKVVVAEAKPSPARKFLMAGKSGLNLTKDEAFEDFVAAYDSPALRPMLEAFGPEDVKRWAEALEQDVFTGSSGRVFPKAMKASPLLRAWLRRLDALGVELKTRWRWIGEAKFETPEGRVSLTPDVTVLAMGGASWARLGSDGAWAQDMPDLVAPFQPANMGFAVNWSAHMAPLFGAPVKQVELRAGGIKHRGEFVVSKRGLEGGGIYVLSKAMREGAALWLDLMPDVSLAEVEARLAKAGKQSLPNVLKRLKLDPVKRALFFEFGKDRDVSVARTLKNLPLIHAGPRPIDEAISTAGGLRFDVLDAGLMLKSQPNVFAAGEMLDWEAPTGGYLITACLATGRWAGQHAAKRA
- a CDS encoding bifunctional helix-turn-helix domain-containing protein/methylated-DNA--[protein]-cysteine S-methyltransferase, yielding MDQPEGRYHYQLMRRALEAIDASEVPLSLEALAGEMQMSTAHFQRVFSAWVGVSPKRYQQYLQLGQAKRMLNERFTTLETAQSVGLSGGGRLHDLFLRWEAMSPGEFAKKGAGLTVNYGWFDTPFGETLVMGTKRGICGMGFAEEMGREACFEDLAQRWPKAGFVEKPAALHGWVKAGQEQSGETALHLIGAPFQIKVWEALLQVPSGHVTTYSEIAGAIGHPRAVRAVGTAVGRNPVSWLIPCHRALRKSGALGGYHWGLPVKRALLAWESAREEA
- a CDS encoding adenosine kinase yields the protein MKKYQVVGIGNAVVDVITQSTDTFLAEMGIAKGIMQLVETQRSEELFSAMDERVQTPGGSVANTIAGIGSLGLATGFIGRVRDDELGHFYADAMTREGIDFVNAPVAGGELPTSRSMIFVSPDGERSMNTYLGISAELGPDDVDESVAAGAEVVFLEGYLFDKDKGKDAFIRTARACRAAGGKAGIAISDPFCVERHRADFVSLIENEMDFVIGNEAEIRSLYQDNDLEADLARVAAACPLVVCTRSGDGVSIMHEGKRTDIPVTKIVPVDATGAGDQFAAGFLFGLVSGRDMETCGRMGNVCAAEVISHIGPRPEVDMKALFAEHGLL
- a CDS encoding zinc-finger domain-containing protein, encoding MTTQAPETKLVDSYRVACDGGEGGHPRVWLQIPGEHGWVECPYCDCRYVHKDFEGKV
- the polA gene encoding DNA polymerase I — encoded protein: MTFGKGCHLHLIDGSAFIFRAYHALPPLTRKSDGLPIGAVAGFCNMLHRYVEGNTGPDAPTHVAVIFDKGSHTFRNDMYDLYKANREAMPEDLRPQMPLTRRATEAFNIACKELEGYEADDMIATLSVQAREAGGRVTIISSDKDLMQLVGGGVEMLDAMKNRRIDREGVHEKFGVYPERVVDVQALAGDSVDNVPGAPGIGIKTAALLINEYGTLEELLDRAGEIKQPKRRETLIEHRAQIELSKRLVQLDCETPLDFGLDDLEVKDPNSDTLLSFLAEMEFRTLSKRIADQLGAEAPEIVEPDAPSAPAGTPEAPDFGEATYEKVSTAEELERWIALARARGYVAVDTETTGLDEMRADLVGVSLCVEAGRACYIPLAHKEGEEGQLFGSDELTEGQIGLEQCLSLIKPLLEDPSVMKIGQNMKYDAKMLKRYGIDIAPIDDTMLMSYALHAGEHNHGMDALSERYLGHNPIPIKSLLGGGKSAITFDRVGIDDAVKYASEDADITLRLWQIFKPQLHAQKVTSVYERLERPLVPVLAQMEMHGIKVDRDTLSRMSNAFAQKMAGLEAEIHELAGRSFNVGSPKQLGEVLFDEMGIEGGKKGKTGAYATGADILEELATEHELPARVLDWRQLSKLKSTYTDALQDHINPETGRVHTSYLQTGATTGRLASSDPNLQNIPIRSEEGRRIREAFVAEEGKTLIALDYSQIELRILAHIAGIDTLKQAFKDGHDIHAMTASEIFDVPLEDMTPDIRRRAKAINFGVIYGISGFGLARNLRIPRGEAQGFIDRYFERFPGIRAYMDETTEFAKSHGYVETLFGRKIHTPEIAAKGPRAGFAKRAAINAPIQGTAADIIRRAMIRMPEAIAGLPAKMLLQVHDELLFEVENEAVEQTIAVAREIMEGAAEPAVKIDVKLIVDAGQGANWAEAH